One part of the Thermoanaerobacterium sp. CMT5567-10 genome encodes these proteins:
- a CDS encoding DUF4321 domain-containing protein produces the protein MKRSKGLGTLFFLLIVGLLLGGFVGDFLAKYVQVFSYQQTIGMSSPINIDLNFIKISFMLAFKFNLGTALGLIIAIFSYYKVK, from the coding sequence ATGAAGAGAAGCAAGGGATTGGGGACGTTGTTTTTTTTGCTGATTGTAGGTCTTCTTTTAGGCGGATTTGTTGGAGACTTCCTTGCTAAGTATGTCCAAGTTTTTTCATACCAACAAACAATAGGAATGAGTAGTCCAATAAATATCGACCTTAATTTTATCAAAATATCGTTTATGTTGGCATTTAAGTTTAATCTAGGTACAGCATTAGGTCTTATAATTGCTATATTTTCATATTACAAAGTAAAATAA
- a CDS encoding NADH-dependent [FeFe] hydrogenase, group A6, which translates to MDKVRITIDGIPVEVPANYTVLQAAKYANIEIPTLCYLEEINEIGACRLCVVEIKGVRNLQASCVYPVSDGMEIFTNTPRVREARRSNLELILSAHDRSCLTCVRSGNCELQELSRKFGIDEIRFMGENIKYPKDDSSPSIVRDPNKCVLCRRCVATCNNVQNVFAIGMVNRGFKTIVAPSFDRSLNDSPCISCGQCIEACPVGAIYEKDHTKMVYDALLDEKKYVVVQTAPAVRVALGEEFGLPYGSIVTGKMVSALKRLGFDKVFDTDFAADLTIIEEGNELLKRINEGGKLPMITSCSPGWINYCERYYPEFIENLSTCKSPHMMMGAIIKSYFAEKEGIDPKDIFVVSIMPCTAKKYEIDRPQMMTDGMKDVDAVLTTRELARMIKQSGIDFVNLPDSEYDNPLGESTGAGVIFGATGGVMEAALRTVADIVEGKDIENFEYKEVRGLEGIREANINIGGKEIKVAIANGTGNAKKLLDKIKNGEAEYHFIEVMGCPGGCIMGGGQPIHNPNEKELVRNKRLNAIYEADKDLPIRKSHKNPMITKLYEEFLISPLGEKSHHLLHTSYSKKELYPMND; encoded by the coding sequence ATGGATAAAGTTCGAATAACTATAGATGGAATTCCTGTAGAAGTGCCTGCTAATTATACAGTATTACAGGCTGCAAAATATGCGAATATTGAGATTCCCACATTATGTTATCTGGAAGAAATTAACGAAATAGGTGCATGTAGACTATGTGTAGTTGAGATAAAAGGAGTTAGAAATTTACAAGCATCATGCGTTTATCCCGTTAGCGATGGAATGGAAATTTTCACAAATACACCTCGCGTACGGGAAGCAAGGCGTTCCAACTTAGAGTTGATATTATCTGCGCATGATAGAAGCTGTCTGACATGTGTTAGAAGTGGAAACTGTGAATTGCAAGAATTAAGCAGAAAGTTTGGAATTGATGAAATTAGGTTTATGGGAGAAAATATAAAATATCCAAAAGATGATTCATCTCCTTCAATTGTTAGGGATCCAAATAAATGTGTTTTGTGCAGAAGATGTGTCGCTACATGCAATAATGTACAAAATGTTTTTGCAATTGGTATGGTCAATAGAGGATTTAAAACAATTGTTGCTCCTTCGTTTGATAGAAGCTTGAATGATTCACCATGTATTAGCTGTGGACAATGCATTGAAGCTTGCCCTGTTGGAGCTATTTACGAAAAGGATCACACAAAAATGGTTTACGATGCGCTTTTAGATGAGAAAAAGTATGTTGTGGTTCAAACTGCTCCAGCTGTAAGAGTTGCACTTGGCGAAGAATTTGGACTGCCTTATGGTTCAATAGTGACAGGGAAAATGGTGTCAGCTTTGAAAAGATTAGGATTTGATAAAGTGTTTGATACGGACTTTGCTGCTGATTTAACAATTATAGAAGAAGGTAATGAGCTTTTAAAGAGGATTAATGAAGGCGGCAAGCTTCCTATGATAACATCCTGCAGTCCGGGGTGGATAAATTACTGTGAAAGATATTATCCTGAATTTATTGAAAATCTTTCAACATGCAAATCGCCTCATATGATGATGGGTGCTATAATCAAGAGCTATTTTGCTGAAAAGGAAGGAATAGATCCGAAAGATATATTTGTTGTATCAATTATGCCGTGTACAGCAAAGAAGTATGAAATAGACAGACCGCAAATGATGACAGATGGTATGAAGGACGTTGACGCTGTTTTAACTACAAGAGAATTAGCACGTATGATAAAACAATCTGGAATAGACTTTGTCAACTTACCTGACAGCGAATACGACAATCCGCTTGGAGAATCAACTGGTGCTGGTGTAATATTTGGAGCAACAGGTGGCGTTATGGAAGCAGCATTAAGAACTGTTGCTGATATTGTTGAAGGTAAAGACATTGAAAATTTTGAGTACAAAGAAGTAAGGGGATTAGAAGGAATAAGAGAAGCAAATATAAATATAGGCGGGAAAGAAATAAAAGTGGCCATAGCAAATGGAACAGGAAATGCAAAAAAATTATTAGATAAGATAAAAAATGGTGAAGCAGAGTACCACTTCATAGAAGTCATGGGATGCCCCGGTGGTTGTATAATGGGCGGTGGTCAGCCAATTCACAATCCAAATGAAAAAGAATTGGTAAGAAACAAGAGATTGAATGCAATATATGAAGCTGATAAAGATTTGCCAATCAGAAAGTCTCATAAAAATCCTATGATAACGAAACTGTATGAGGAATTTTTAATAAGTCCACTTGGTGAGAAATCTCATCACTTACTCCATACTAGTTACAGCAAGAAGGAATTATATCCCATGAATGATTAG